The Williamsia sp. DF01-3 genome has a window encoding:
- a CDS encoding beta-ketoacyl synthase, producing the protein MAHIRFDGIVFNPVPARPADVVEAVPRSAGNRTRELLAPRETVPVGTMAPLAAVRDSVVRAHQATIAAASAVARATLHDGLNPAPKQLGEKRWPETVETFSTTRAAELAAVRCFRPLARSAKRELSSEDIDVLTRGGIEQVFGPTHCQTATDHATGRTIAANSMLTVASHGQVQSIEGLESSARGADFGGLTVRYNGDPVAAARSAAEVFGVFVGLHLCMSDCVAESQAHGTAPNPPSSQRLSLRVVEIDLVPIPHLRARVSISGSEPSRDNGFDVTVDFIPRDGVALGPGTNGHLQGWTGRVATTGRQALLSEFHMAHLARGDQGIAFGPEFSRYTGNRATRLPTGGLLLVDRVTEFSGTRGNWDAGADYRTEYDVPADAWYLEDTANGSVPHFVYMETSLQAALLMGYYLGPTLGSTETLRLRNLGGTATVSRRLDLRGKTVDQSSTLVSTTLMPGSSLQSFDYSLRMDGDEFYSGTTMFGYFSDSALDNQTGLDAGRHRPNWLETLDSAPQVRTIDVAARRDRREPLCSMGALALVDGVDVVDGGGQYGKGYLHMTRDIEADEWFFDCHFYLDPVIPGSLGVESVIQCIQEWMVDAGMHRQWRDPQFHIPVNVPFNWKYRGQFVPDDGHCELEVHVKDIRPQPGSVVVVADASLWKPGLRIYELIDISVELREGI; encoded by the coding sequence TGGCACACATCCGCTTTGACGGCATTGTGTTCAATCCCGTACCTGCCCGACCCGCGGACGTGGTGGAGGCCGTGCCGAGATCCGCCGGCAACCGGACCCGCGAATTGCTCGCACCGCGAGAAACTGTGCCGGTGGGGACGATGGCACCGCTGGCCGCAGTCCGAGACAGCGTTGTCCGTGCTCACCAGGCCACCATTGCTGCCGCGTCGGCTGTCGCACGGGCGACACTGCACGATGGCCTCAACCCGGCACCGAAACAACTGGGTGAAAAGAGGTGGCCCGAGACCGTAGAAACGTTCTCCACCACTCGCGCTGCCGAACTCGCTGCTGTGCGTTGTTTTCGACCTCTGGCCCGATCCGCCAAACGGGAGCTGTCCTCTGAAGACATCGATGTACTCACCCGCGGCGGGATCGAGCAGGTGTTCGGTCCGACGCACTGCCAAACCGCCACCGATCATGCAACAGGCCGAACCATCGCCGCGAACAGCATGTTGACAGTCGCGTCCCACGGACAGGTACAGAGCATCGAAGGTCTCGAGTCGTCGGCACGCGGGGCCGACTTCGGCGGCCTCACAGTGAGGTACAACGGTGACCCCGTTGCGGCCGCACGGTCCGCGGCCGAGGTTTTCGGTGTGTTCGTTGGCCTGCATCTGTGCATGTCCGATTGTGTGGCCGAATCGCAGGCACACGGCACTGCACCGAATCCACCTTCCTCACAACGATTGTCATTGCGCGTGGTGGAGATCGATCTCGTCCCGATTCCGCATCTACGGGCGCGCGTGAGTATCTCTGGGTCAGAGCCGTCCCGGGACAACGGCTTCGATGTCACCGTTGACTTCATACCTCGCGATGGTGTCGCATTGGGCCCCGGTACCAACGGTCACCTGCAGGGCTGGACCGGACGCGTGGCGACAACCGGCCGGCAGGCACTGTTGAGCGAGTTCCACATGGCGCATCTGGCCCGCGGTGATCAGGGGATCGCGTTCGGACCCGAGTTCTCGCGCTACACCGGCAACCGGGCCACTCGGCTGCCCACCGGAGGGCTGTTGCTGGTTGACCGGGTCACAGAGTTCTCCGGCACACGAGGCAATTGGGACGCCGGTGCGGACTATCGCACCGAATACGACGTGCCTGCCGACGCGTGGTACCTGGAGGACACTGCAAACGGATCCGTGCCGCACTTCGTCTACATGGAGACATCGTTGCAGGCCGCTCTGCTGATGGGCTACTACCTCGGCCCCACGCTCGGGTCCACTGAGACCTTGCGACTTCGAAACCTCGGCGGAACCGCCACCGTCAGTCGCAGACTGGACCTCCGGGGAAAGACGGTCGACCAGAGCTCGACGCTCGTGTCGACGACGCTCATGCCTGGGTCATCGCTGCAGAGTTTCGACTACTCCCTTCGGATGGACGGAGATGAGTTCTACAGCGGCACGACCATGTTCGGGTACTTCAGCGATTCGGCCCTGGACAATCAAACCGGGCTCGACGCAGGACGCCATCGACCGAACTGGCTCGAGACATTGGACTCGGCACCACAGGTACGCACCATAGATGTGGCGGCACGTCGGGACCGACGCGAACCGCTGTGCTCCATGGGGGCGTTGGCTCTGGTCGACGGAGTCGATGTGGTCGACGGGGGTGGCCAGTACGGCAAGGGGTATCTGCACATGACCCGCGACATCGAGGCAGACGAGTGGTTCTTCGACTGCCATTTCTACCTCGACCCGGTGATACCGGGTTCACTCGGCGTCGAGTCGGTGATTCAGTGCATCCAAGAGTGGATGGTGGATGCCGGGATGCACCGGCAATGGCGTGACCCCCAGTTCCACATTCCCGTGAACGTGCCCTTCAACTGGAAGTACCGCGGCCAGTTCGTCCCAGACGACGGTCATTGTGAGCTGGAGGTCCACGTGAAAGACATTCGCCCTCAGCCCGGCTCGGTTGTTGTCGTCGCAGACGCGTCGCTGTGGAAACCGGGTTTGCGCATCTACGAACTCATCGACATTTCGGTTGAACTCAGAGAAGGGATCTGA
- a CDS encoding PfaD family polyunsaturated fatty acid/polyketide biosynthesis protein, whose amino-acid sequence MVAPSTTSGTDEIAQTTAALSDLSRPCWVIRDREDIRVTSDEAVAARSEVLAAVGPLTPDRLGDRSFQHFHGVRYGYMAGAMANGIASPDLVSALAKAGYLASYGAAGVVPAKVDAALAELTATLRDTPFACNVIHSPSEPALERAIVDACLRHRVTCVEASAFMSMTAELVRYRVLGLRSAPDGEIVRGHRVVAKVSRLEVAEAFLRPAPAALLRQLMESGDITAESAHLAATVPMADDVTVEADSGGHTDRRPLLVALPEIIALRDRIAGESPLAANVRIGAAGGIGTPAAAAAAFGLGAAYVVTGSINQASVEAGTSAATKELLATAGSADCVMAPSSDMFEMGVQVQVLRRGTMFAGRAAQLYDAYRAYDSIDAIPQKVRDGLERDIFRRPLESVWDECVRYFTERDPNQIAAAQNNPRRRMALVFRWYLGLSSGWSIGGDETRTADYQVWCGPAMGAFNSWAAGTHLASARNRRAADIAHHVMTGAAFHTRVSILRGAGVHFPPQCATYWPSL is encoded by the coding sequence ATGGTTGCGCCGTCCACAACATCCGGGACCGATGAGATCGCCCAGACGACAGCGGCATTGTCAGACCTCTCGCGACCGTGCTGGGTGATCCGGGACAGAGAAGACATCCGGGTGACGTCCGACGAGGCAGTCGCTGCTCGGTCAGAAGTGCTCGCTGCCGTCGGGCCGTTGACGCCTGACCGTCTCGGCGATCGATCCTTCCAGCATTTTCACGGTGTGCGATACGGATACATGGCCGGCGCGATGGCCAATGGAATCGCATCGCCCGATCTGGTCAGCGCGCTTGCCAAAGCCGGATACCTTGCCTCCTACGGCGCTGCAGGCGTCGTACCGGCGAAGGTCGATGCGGCGCTGGCCGAGCTGACAGCAACACTGCGCGATACCCCGTTTGCCTGCAACGTCATCCACAGTCCGAGCGAACCCGCACTCGAACGCGCCATCGTGGATGCGTGCCTGCGCCATCGGGTGACCTGCGTCGAGGCGTCCGCGTTCATGTCCATGACGGCGGAACTGGTCCGCTATCGAGTTCTCGGGCTCAGATCCGCTCCCGACGGGGAAATCGTCCGGGGGCACAGGGTGGTGGCGAAGGTGTCCCGGCTCGAGGTGGCGGAGGCCTTCTTGCGGCCGGCGCCCGCCGCGTTGCTGCGCCAGCTCATGGAATCGGGTGACATCACCGCGGAGTCGGCCCACCTGGCCGCAACGGTACCGATGGCCGATGACGTCACCGTCGAGGCGGACTCGGGTGGTCACACCGATCGCCGGCCGTTGCTGGTGGCATTACCTGAGATCATCGCGTTGCGCGACCGCATCGCCGGGGAATCGCCTCTCGCCGCGAATGTTCGAATCGGGGCGGCGGGCGGCATCGGGACGCCTGCGGCCGCCGCGGCGGCTTTCGGACTTGGAGCGGCGTACGTCGTGACCGGGTCGATCAATCAGGCAAGCGTGGAGGCGGGTACCTCCGCGGCCACGAAAGAGCTTCTGGCAACCGCGGGTTCAGCCGATTGCGTGATGGCCCCGTCCTCGGACATGTTCGAGATGGGCGTGCAGGTGCAGGTACTGCGGCGAGGAACCATGTTCGCCGGCCGCGCCGCTCAGCTGTACGACGCGTACCGCGCTTACGACTCGATCGACGCGATCCCGCAGAAGGTGCGCGACGGGCTCGAACGCGACATCTTCCGCCGGCCGCTGGAATCGGTCTGGGACGAGTGCGTGCGTTACTTCACCGAACGTGACCCGAACCAGATCGCGGCTGCCCAGAACAACCCGCGTCGCCGGATGGCGCTGGTGTTCCGGTGGTACCTCGGCCTCTCGTCAGGATGGAGCATCGGTGGGGACGAGACCCGAACAGCGGACTACCAAGTGTGGTGCGGCCCGGCCATGGGAGCGTTCAATTCCTGGGCGGCCGGAACGCATCTGGCGTCCGCCCGCAACCGTCGCGCCGCGGACATCGCGCATCACGTCATGACCGGTGCCGCATTCCACACCCGGGTGAGCATCCTGCGCGGTGCGGGTGTGCACTTCCCGCCGCAGTGTGCGACCTACTGGCCGTCCCTGTAG
- a CDS encoding alpha/beta fold hydrolase, whose amino-acid sequence MSEVVVGGTTIGYHDTGAPAGVPGAQTVVFAHGLLFDSTMFEAQVEVLRGRYRCVAFDWRGQGISPPTVDGYDIETLTRDALGLLRALDIGPVHWVGLSMGGFVGLRLGARHGEMLLSLTLLDTSARAETPGTVREYKRLAWTQQLIGFGPIASMVAPHMFGPSYRRDPRNKASLDRWRQAVGQRKRSSVRKAVYGVAERASVDHEIGAIAVPTLVLVGADDAATPPSESEHIASSIPTARLQVIDNCGHSSTVEQPAAISAHLADFLAEVPRTQ is encoded by the coding sequence ATGTCCGAGGTGGTGGTGGGCGGTACAACCATCGGGTACCACGACACGGGTGCGCCGGCGGGCGTGCCCGGCGCGCAGACAGTCGTGTTTGCGCACGGATTGTTGTTCGACAGCACGATGTTCGAGGCGCAGGTCGAGGTGCTGCGGGGACGCTACAGGTGTGTTGCCTTCGATTGGCGGGGGCAAGGAATTTCGCCCCCGACAGTCGACGGGTACGACATCGAAACCCTCACCAGGGATGCGCTGGGCCTGCTCCGGGCTCTCGACATCGGGCCCGTGCACTGGGTGGGGCTCTCGATGGGGGGATTTGTCGGTTTGCGCCTCGGCGCCCGCCACGGCGAGATGCTTCTGTCCCTCACTCTGCTGGACACCAGCGCCCGCGCCGAAACGCCCGGCACAGTCCGGGAGTACAAACGACTGGCGTGGACGCAGCAATTGATCGGATTCGGACCGATCGCATCGATGGTCGCGCCTCACATGTTCGGCCCGTCGTATCGCCGAGATCCGCGGAACAAAGCATCGCTCGATCGCTGGCGACAAGCGGTGGGACAACGGAAACGCAGTAGCGTGCGCAAGGCGGTGTACGGGGTTGCCGAACGCGCCTCGGTAGATCACGAGATCGGCGCGATCGCCGTACCGACGCTTGTACTCGTCGGTGCGGATGACGCCGCCACGCCACCGTCGGAGTCCGAACACATCGCATCGTCGATACCGACGGCCCGACTGCAGGTGATCGACAACTGCGGTCACAGCAGCACCGTGGAACAGCCGGCGGCGATTTCAGCTCATCTTGCGGACTTCCTCGCCGAGGTGCCCCGAACCCAGTGA
- a CDS encoding PaaI family thioesterase — protein sequence MEAPNPDFEQAVRDVVLSMPAAKHLGFDFTRIEPGDVELVAPYRQELTQHNGFFQGGVIGSLADFAGGSAAGTLLAPGWINMTVDYTIKILAPAKGDKLVVHGRVLKAGSTITVAAADVFTSTAVGDTLCATGLVTMRNIRLMKN from the coding sequence ATGGAAGCTCCAAACCCTGATTTCGAGCAGGCGGTGAGGGACGTCGTCCTCAGCATGCCCGCGGCCAAACATCTGGGTTTCGATTTCACCCGCATCGAACCCGGGGATGTCGAACTCGTGGCGCCCTACCGCCAGGAGCTGACCCAACACAACGGATTCTTTCAGGGTGGCGTCATCGGCTCACTGGCAGACTTCGCCGGCGGTTCGGCCGCCGGAACTCTGCTTGCACCCGGCTGGATCAACATGACGGTCGACTACACGATCAAGATCTTGGCACCGGCAAAAGGCGACAAACTGGTGGTCCATGGTCGAGTACTCAAGGCAGGCAGCACCATCACGGTGGCTGCCGCAGACGTGTTCACTTCAACCGCAGTCGGTGACACGTTATGTGCCACCGGGCTGGTGACCATGCGCAACATCCGACTGATGAAAAACTGA
- a CDS encoding fatty acyl-AMP ligase, translating to MNVAQRSLTESPTLPQLLRERADSDPDRKAYVFLDDSGVETVTLTYGALYRQATEVAWRLLSCCRPGDRAVLVFPQGPDFIVAYFGCLYAGVVAVPVVPPGAHGQRTTTANIVRDCEPTTVLTVSSMLEPARALPALMVQAISWIVVDQMQPTGIDFTDQMDAELEARRPAIGDIAFLQYTSGSTSDPKGVMVTHGNLVANQRMIQAAFGHDDQSTVVGWAPFFHDQGLIGNVLQPLYVGATSVLMSPSAFIRRPLMWLSAISRYRAHTSGGPNFAFDLCVARATDAVVAGLDLSHWKVAFNGAEPIRDDTVRRFAERFEPAGFTEAAFMPCYGLAEATLLVTAARKGRGSCHIVVDPAERSRKRLVPETNHSPEPSSPTLVGSGTVLLREDVRIIDPDTRRPCRADQIGEIWVAGDHVAQGYWRRPDESAATFAAHIDGSPASRYLRTGDLGAFIDDELFVVGRLKDMVIIRGTNYYPHDIEHTVQSAHPSVRPGGCAAFSTVRDSVESLVVVAEIRGEDPLPESRCHDISFAIRSAVTREHQVTVSDVLLVTPGQLHKTTSGKIMRASARRRYLAGDFECVRPQTSTPDPQRIDSDSVVPEKDGRDGSSKP from the coding sequence GTGAATGTAGCGCAACGGTCCCTTACCGAATCGCCGACGTTGCCGCAGCTGCTGCGTGAACGTGCAGACTCTGATCCGGACAGGAAAGCGTATGTCTTCCTTGATGATTCGGGTGTCGAGACGGTGACGCTGACCTACGGGGCACTGTACCGGCAGGCCACGGAGGTGGCGTGGCGACTGCTGTCGTGCTGCCGACCCGGCGATCGCGCGGTTCTGGTGTTCCCTCAGGGTCCGGACTTCATCGTCGCCTACTTCGGGTGCCTGTACGCAGGAGTTGTCGCTGTGCCGGTTGTTCCGCCGGGAGCACACGGGCAGCGGACCACCACAGCGAACATCGTGCGGGACTGTGAACCCACGACTGTCCTCACCGTGAGCTCGATGCTGGAGCCGGCGCGGGCGCTGCCGGCGCTGATGGTGCAGGCGATCAGCTGGATCGTCGTCGACCAGATGCAACCTACAGGCATCGACTTCACCGACCAGATGGATGCCGAACTGGAGGCGCGGCGCCCCGCGATCGGCGACATCGCCTTTCTGCAGTACACCTCTGGCTCGACCTCAGACCCCAAAGGGGTGATGGTCACGCACGGCAATCTTGTCGCCAATCAACGGATGATCCAGGCGGCGTTCGGTCATGACGATCAGTCGACCGTGGTGGGGTGGGCGCCCTTCTTTCACGACCAGGGGCTGATCGGCAATGTCTTGCAGCCGCTCTACGTCGGCGCCACCAGCGTCCTGATGTCACCGTCCGCGTTCATCCGACGGCCACTGATGTGGCTGTCGGCGATCTCGCGTTATCGCGCGCACACGAGTGGAGGCCCGAACTTCGCCTTCGATCTGTGTGTTGCGCGGGCTACGGACGCCGTGGTCGCCGGACTCGACCTGAGCCACTGGAAAGTTGCCTTCAACGGAGCCGAGCCGATCCGCGACGACACCGTGCGACGATTCGCCGAACGATTCGAACCCGCGGGGTTCACCGAAGCCGCGTTCATGCCTTGTTACGGCCTGGCCGAGGCGACGCTTCTGGTGACGGCAGCGAGAAAGGGCAGGGGCTCTTGCCACATCGTGGTCGATCCCGCGGAGCGCAGTCGTAAACGCCTTGTGCCGGAGACGAATCACAGTCCCGAGCCATCGTCGCCCACCCTCGTCGGATCGGGAACGGTCTTGCTCCGAGAGGATGTTCGCATCATCGATCCAGATACCCGACGGCCGTGCCGCGCCGATCAGATCGGTGAGATCTGGGTTGCCGGAGACCATGTGGCACAGGGATACTGGCGTCGACCAGACGAGTCGGCGGCGACCTTTGCTGCCCACATCGACGGCTCGCCCGCTTCGAGGTACTTACGCACCGGCGATCTCGGCGCATTCATCGACGATGAACTCTTCGTTGTGGGACGCCTCAAAGACATGGTGATCATCCGCGGGACGAACTACTACCCTCACGACATCGAGCACACAGTACAGTCGGCACATCCGTCGGTCCGGCCTGGTGGTTGCGCTGCGTTCTCCACGGTACGAGACAGTGTGGAGAGCCTGGTGGTGGTAGCGGAGATCAGAGGTGAAGACCCGCTGCCCGAGTCGCGGTGTCACGACATCTCGTTCGCAATTCGAAGCGCGGTCACGCGCGAACACCAGGTGACCGTCAGCGATGTGCTCTTGGTGACGCCGGGACAACTCCACAAGACCACCAGCGGGAAGATCATGCGAGCCTCAGCTCGACGTCGCTACCTCGCAGGTGATTTCGAATGTGTACGGCCACAGACCTCAACACCCGATCCGCAGCGCATCGACTCGGACTCAGTAGTCCCAGAAAAGGACGGTAGAGATGGAAGCTCCAAACCCTGA
- a CDS encoding thioesterase II family protein, with protein sequence MTTSVLLRGADDSPVHLICVPHAGGGAASFNRWLGLFPTTIAVVRTQLPGREDRASEPHFRRVGEAVSALVSDICLLDSRFALYGHSMGALVAFELAHELCAAGAAPVHLFVSGRRAPHRSPSRTPIHDASEPDLITALRTMGGMGDIEATSPEFRQYVLALIRADLELSEKYTFGRTTTLPCPITAFYGTGDPVVDPEEVRAWAAHSHNAFRSHEFTGDHFFHQQHRDAIAAHMVRALDNVVPAK encoded by the coding sequence ATGACCACGTCCGTGCTGTTGAGGGGCGCCGACGACTCCCCTGTCCATTTGATATGCGTCCCGCACGCCGGCGGAGGCGCGGCGTCCTTCAATCGATGGCTCGGCCTGTTCCCCACCACCATCGCAGTGGTGCGAACCCAACTCCCTGGCCGAGAGGATCGAGCGTCCGAGCCGCACTTTCGCCGGGTCGGCGAGGCGGTCAGTGCATTGGTCTCCGACATCTGTCTTCTCGACTCACGGTTTGCGCTGTACGGCCACAGCATGGGGGCACTGGTGGCGTTCGAATTGGCGCACGAGCTGTGTGCTGCCGGTGCCGCGCCTGTCCACCTGTTTGTGTCGGGACGTCGTGCACCTCATCGTTCCCCGAGTAGGACACCGATACATGACGCCTCAGAACCGGACTTGATCACAGCGCTGCGCACGATGGGGGGCATGGGTGATATCGAGGCAACGAGCCCCGAGTTCCGCCAGTACGTGCTGGCTCTGATCAGAGCCGACCTGGAACTGTCGGAGAAGTACACGTTCGGGCGCACAACAACACTGCCGTGTCCGATCACGGCCTTCTACGGGACAGGAGATCCGGTGGTTGACCCCGAGGAAGTTCGAGCTTGGGCAGCACACTCACACAATGCATTTCGATCGCATGAGTTCACAGGGGACCACTTTTTCCACCAGCAGCACCGCGACGCCATCGCTGCCCACATGGTCCGCGCGCTCGACAACGTGGTGCCCGCGAAGTGA